Proteins encoded together in one Balaenoptera musculus isolate JJ_BM4_2016_0621 chromosome 6, mBalMus1.pri.v3, whole genome shotgun sequence window:
- the ROR2 gene encoding tyrosine-protein kinase transmembrane receptor ROR2 yields the protein MARGLALPLLCVPAVWAAAALLLCVSGTSGQAEVPDPNDPLGQLDGPDSPIPTLKGYFLNFLEPVNNITIVQGQTAILHCKVAGNPPPSVRWLKNDAPVVQEPRRIIIRKTEYGSRLRIQDLDTTDTGYYQCVATNGVKTITATGVLFVRLGPTHSPNHNFQDDYHEDGFCQPYRGIACARFIGNRTIYVDSLQMQGEIENRITAAFTMIGTSTHLSDQCSQFAIPSFCHFVFPLCDARSRAPKPRELCRDECEVLESDLCRQEYTIARSNPLILMRLQLPKCEALPMPESPDAANCMRIGIPAERLGRYHQCYNGSGTDYRGTASTTKSGHQCQPWALQHPHSHRLTSADFPELGGGHAYCRNPGGQMEGPWCFTQNKNVRMELCDVPSCSPQDSSRMGILYILVPSIAIPLVIACLFFLVCMCRNKQKASSSTPQRRQLMVSPSQDVEMPLINQHKQAKLKEISLSTVRFMEELGEDRFGKVYKGHLFGPAPGEQTQAVAIKTLKDKAEGPLREEFRHEALLRARLQHPNIVCLLGMVTKDQPLSMIFSYCSHGDLHEFLVMRSPHSDVGSTDDDRTVKSALEPPDFVHVVAQIAAGMEYLSSHHVVHKDLATRNVLVYDKLTVKISDLGLFREVYSADYYRLTGSALLPVRWMSPEAVMYGKFSVDSDIWSYGVLLWEVFSYGLQPYCGHSNQDVVEMVRSRQVLPCPDDCPAWVYALMIECWHEFPSRRPRFKDIHSRLRAWGNLSTYNSSGQTSGASNVTQTSSLSTSPVSNVSNTRYGGPKQKAQPFPQPQFIPMKGQIRPMVPPPQLYIPVNGYQPVPAYGAYLPNFYPVQIPMQMAPQQVPAQMVPKPGSHHSGSGSTSTGYVTTAPSNTSVADRAALLSEGTEDTQNVPEDVAQSPVQEAEEEEDGSVPETELLGDNDTLQMDESEVQLEA from the exons GGTACTTTCTGAATTTCCTGGAGCCGGTGAACAATATCACCATAGTCCAAGGCCAGACAGCGATTCTGCACTGCAAGGTGGCCGGAAACCCGCCGCCCAGCGTGCGGTGGCTGAAGAACGACGCCCCGGTCGTGCAGGAGCCCCGGCGTATCATCATCCGCAAGACGGAATACGGTTCTCGGCTGCGGATCCAGGACCTGGACACGACGGACACCGGCTACTACCAGTGCGTGGCCACCAATGGGGTGAAGACCATCACTGCCACTGGCGTCCTGTTCGTGCGGCTCG gtcCAACACACAGCCCAAATCATAACTTTCA AGACGACTACCACGAGGATGGGTTCTGCCAGCCTTACCGGGGAATCGCCTGTGCGCGTTTCATTGGGAACCGGACCATTTATGTGGACTCCCTCCAGATGCAGGGGGAGATTGAAAACCGAATCACAG CTGCCTTCACCATGATCGGCACCTCCACGCACCTGTCGGACCAGTGCTCGCAGTTCGCCATCCCATCCTTCTGCCACTTCGTGTTCCCGCTGTGCGACGCGCGCTCCCGGGCGCCCAAGCCGCGCGAGCTGTGCCGGGACGAGTGCGAGGTGCTGGAGAGCGACCTGTGCCGCCAGGAGTACACGATCGCGCGCTCCAACCCGCTCATCCTCATGCGGCTGCAGCTGCCCAAGTGCGAGGCGTTGCCCATGCCCGAGAGCCCGGACGCCGCCAACTGCATGCGCATCGGCATCCCGGCTGAGAGGCTGGGCCGCT ACCATCAGTGCTACAACGGCTCAGGCACGGATTACCGAGGGACGGCGAGCACCACCAAGTCGGGACACCAGTGCCAGCCGTGGGCCCTGCAGCATCCCCACAGCCACCGCCTGACCAGCGCCGACTTCCCCGAGCTCGGAGGAGGGCACGCCTACTGCCGGAACCCTGGAGGGCAGATGGAAGGCCCCTGGTGCTTCACGCAGAATAAAAACGTACGCATGGAACTGTGTGACGTACCCTCTTGTA GCCCCCAAGACAGCAGCAGGATGGGAATTCTGTACATCTTGGTTCCAAGCATCGCCATTCCCCTGGTCATCGCGTGCCTCTTCTTCTTGGTCTGCATGTGCCGGAATAAGCAGAAGGCTTCTTCCTCCACGCCCCAGAGGCGGCAGCTGATGGTCTCACCCAGCCAGGACGTGGAAATGCCTCTCATCAACCAGCATAAGCAG GCCAAACTCAAGGAGATCAGCTTGTCCACGGTGAGGTTCATGGAGGAGCTCGGGGAGGACCGGTTCGGGAAGGTCTACAAAGGGCATCTGTTCGGCCCGGCGCCGGGCGAGCAGACCCAGGCCGTGGCCATCAAGACGCTGAAGGACAAAGCGGAGGGGCCGCTCCGGGAGGAGTTCCGGCACGAGGCCCTGCTGCGGGCACGGCTGCAGCACCCCAACATTGTCTGCCTGCTGGGCATGGTGACCAAGGACCAGCCCCTCAGCATGATCTTCAGCTACTGCTCGCACGGCGACCTGCACGAGTTCCTGGTCATGCGCTCGCCGCACTCGGACGTGGGCAGCACAGACGACGACCGCACGGTGAAGTCCGCCCTGGAGCCCCCCGACTTCGTGCACGTGGTGGCGCAGATCGCCGCGGGCATGGAGTACCTGTCCAGCCACCACGTGGTCCACAAGGACCTGGCCACCCGCAACGTCCTCGTGTACGACAAGCTGACCGTGAAGATCTCGGACTTGGGGCTCTTCCGCGAAGTGTACTCGGCCGACTACTACAGGCTGACGGGGAGCGCGCTGCTGCCCGTCCGCTGGATGTCCCCCGAGGCCGTCATGTACGGCAAGTTCTCTGTGGACTCGGACATCTGGTCCTACGGCGTGCTCCTGTGGGAGGTGTTCAGCTACGGCCTGCAGCCCTACTGCGGCCACTCCAACCAGGACGTGGTGGAGATGGTCCGGAGCCGGCAGGTGCTGCCCTGCCCCGACGACTGCCCCGCCTGGGTGTACGCGCTGATGATCGAGTGCTGGCACGAGTTCCCCAGCCGGCGGCCCCGCTTCAAGGACATCCACAGCCGGCTGCGGGCCTGGGGCAACCTGTCTACCTACAACAGCTCGGGGCAGACCTCAGGCGCCAGCAACGTCACGCAGACCAGCTCCCTGAGCACCAGCCCCGTCAGCAATGTCAGCAACACCCGCTACGGGGGCCCCAAGCAGAAGGCCCAGCCCTTCCCGCAGCCCCAGTTCATCCCCATGAAGGGCCAGATCAGACCCAtggtgccccctccccagctctacATCCCCGTCAATGGGTACCAGCCCGTGCCGGCCTACGGGGCCTACCTGCCCAACTTTTACCCGGTCCAGATCCCGATGCAGATGGCCCCGCAGCAGGTGCCCGCCCAGATGGTGCCCAAGCCTGGCTCCCACCACAGCGGCAGCGGCTCCACCAGCACGGGGTATGTCACCACTGCGCCCTCCAACACGTCCGTGGCAGACAGGGCAGCCCTGCTCTCGGAGGGCACTGAGGACACGCAGAATGTCCCGGAAGACGTGGCCCAGAGCCCCGtgcaggaagcagaggaggaggaggacggctCCGTCCCCGAGACCGAGCTGCTGGGAGACAATGACACTCTGCAGATGGACGAGTCTGAGGTCCAGCTGGAAGCCTGA